A window from Spiroplasma endosymbiont of Aspidapion aeneum encodes these proteins:
- a CDS encoding fructose-specific PTS transporter subunit EIIC has translation MKFFNKNNIIYNLDAKSKDEVFNKIAELAYEQNKIENKNDVVEAFRQREFEIATGLEDYFAVPHAKSTKILESEIYYVRLANALEWETFDGSMVTEIVAFIIKDGENDKYFNNLTKLSSSLSHDQTRNILKNSKNIDDIYESLMKIFSEKNEFKEDLKNNQYKSDKLIVGICSCSSGLAHTYMAKSALEKAAMNLGYKCKVEAHGILGIENKCSQEEENNVLFLYQATDVSVDLNGRFTNIFKYVSSTNAVIKNPEKMLQIAIEEFNKSKSNKNNTTVQDDDIFNIKYKSGPITGKNNFTKFMKWWGQDVLKHLMTGIGYCIPLLIASGIFMGLSQLLSSATLGDINAIQKLYSISWDNFEWVKNVKGWNGFLYSLWFVGFKIGLGWLFLIIFSAFLAYSMNGKAGLCSGFIIGFISTMRNTGFVGVLLSGLVTGYIMTFVIRYMTPKNNFRALGSTVIVPFFSILISVTLAWWVFGEPLSYLNEKLQTLVKKMVLDKNLKGIMAFVIGVMYAADMGGQINKAANTTINVIYASDLPEMTRYVPAACGVLGAVVSPMNVGLATIFGGKYFDDVQKIQGKTALITGSCGLTEGTIPFALNNPIRVILINMITSGIACTLFVEAGGYASAKVAFLYGFYLTNKMLIFLLIFGSTIIVGSLLNVFFQKIHFHKKTNTKFEWFICGADFINPIKVIINLFSRKNKFILKETKFKKFLTNSSININGVYTY, from the coding sequence GTGAAATTTTTTAATAAAAATAATATTATTTATAATTTAGATGCAAAATCAAAGGATGAAGTATTTAATAAGATAGCAGAACTAGCATATGAACAGAATAAAATTGAGAACAAGAATGATGTGGTCGAAGCATTTAGGCAAAGAGAATTTGAGATTGCTACAGGTTTGGAAGATTATTTTGCAGTCCCACACGCTAAAAGTACAAAAATACTGGAAAGTGAAATTTACTATGTTAGATTAGCTAATGCATTAGAATGGGAAACTTTTGATGGGTCTATGGTTACTGAGATTGTGGCATTTATTATTAAGGATGGTGAAAATGATAAATATTTTAATAATCTTACAAAACTTTCGAGTTCACTTTCCCACGATCAAACTAGAAATATTTTAAAAAATTCTAAAAATATTGATGATATTTATGAATCTCTAATGAAAATATTTAGTGAAAAAAATGAATTTAAAGAAGATCTAAAAAATAATCAATATAAAAGTGACAAATTGATAGTGGGAATATGCTCGTGTAGTTCGGGACTTGCCCATACCTATATGGCAAAATCTGCATTAGAAAAAGCTGCAATGAATTTAGGTTATAAATGTAAAGTAGAAGCTCACGGAATACTAGGCATTGAAAATAAATGTTCTCAAGAAGAGGAAAATAATGTATTATTTTTATATCAAGCAACAGATGTCTCTGTAGATTTGAATGGTAGATTTACCAATATTTTTAAATATGTATCTTCTACAAATGCGGTTATTAAGAATCCAGAAAAAATGCTTCAAATTGCTATAGAAGAATTTAATAAAAGTAAATCAAATAAAAATAATACCACTGTTCAAGACGACGATATTTTTAATATCAAGTATAAATCCGGTCCTATAACTGGAAAAAATAATTTCACAAAATTTATGAAGTGGTGAGGTCAAGACGTTTTAAAACACTTAATGACAGGTATAGGGTATTGCATTCCCTTATTAATAGCTAGTGGAATATTTATGGGTCTATCACAGTTATTAAGCTCTGCAACTCTTGGAGATATAAACGCAATACAAAAACTTTATTCTATATCGTGAGATAATTTTGAATGGGTTAAAAATGTTAAGGGTTGAAATGGATTTTTGTATAGTTTGTGATTTGTTGGTTTTAAAATAGGTCTTGGTTGATTATTTTTAATAATATTTTCTGCATTTCTCGCTTATTCAATGAACGGTAAGGCAGGATTATGCTCTGGATTTATAATTGGATTTATTTCTACAATGAGAAATACCGGTTTCGTAGGTGTTCTACTATCTGGATTAGTAACCGGATATATAATGACCTTTGTTATTAGATATATGACACCAAAGAATAATTTTAGAGCTTTAGGTTCAACGGTAATTGTACCCTTTTTTAGCATATTAATTTCTGTCACCCTAGCTTGGTGAGTATTTGGAGAGCCGTTATCCTATTTAAATGAGAAACTACAAACACTTGTCAAAAAAATGGTATTAGATAAAAATTTAAAAGGTATAATGGCATTTGTTATAGGGGTGATGTATGCGGCGGACATGGGTGGGCAGATTAATAAAGCGGCAAACACAACTATAAATGTTATTTATGCATCTGATTTACCGGAAATGACTAGATATGTCCCTGCAGCTTGTGGAGTATTAGGGGCTGTTGTTTCACCAATGAATGTTGGATTAGCAACAATATTCGGGGGAAAATATTTTGATGACGTACAAAAAATACAAGGAAAAACGGCATTAATTACAGGTAGTTGTGGGTTAACGGAAGGAACTATCCCATTTGCTCTAAATAATCCTATTCGTGTTATACTTATTAATATGATCACAAGTGGTATAGCGTGTACCTTGTTTGTAGAGGCCGGTGGATACGCTAGTGCAAAGGTTGCATTCTTATATGGGTTTTATCTTACAAACAAAATGCTTATATTTTTATTAATATTCGGTAGCACCATTATTGTTGGAAGTCTATTAAACGTATTTTTTCAAAAAATTCACTTTCATAAAAAAACAAATACAAAATTTGAGTGGTTTATATGCGGAGCTGATTTTATTAACCCAATTAAGGTAATAATAAATCTTTTCTCACGAAAAAATAAATTTATATTAAAAGAAACTAAGTTTAAAAAATTTTTAACTAATAGTAGCATTAACATTAATGGAGTTTATACTTATTAA